The following coding sequences are from one Leptolyngbya sp. NIES-3755 window:
- a CDS encoding Ras family small GTPase (similar to AA sequence:cyanobase_aa:NIES39_L05190): MTAIARKICLIGDFGVGKTSLIRQFVDRQFSDQYLSTVGVKISKKMVETVQLLIWDIEGQTKFKSISSSYLQGAKGAIIVGDATRRETLEQLAIHTEHFLSVNPKGQLAIAINKSDLIDREILEKALEQYGQQYTIYLTSAKTGENVDRLFQELAHSLIG; this comes from the coding sequence ATGACCGCGATCGCTCGTAAAATTTGTTTGATCGGAGATTTTGGAGTCGGGAAAACAAGTCTGATTCGCCAATTTGTCGATCGACAATTCAGCGATCAATATCTCAGTACAGTCGGTGTGAAAATCTCTAAAAAAATGGTGGAAACGGTTCAACTTTTGATTTGGGATATTGAAGGACAAACAAAATTTAAGTCGATTTCATCAAGCTATCTCCAAGGTGCAAAAGGAGCAATCATTGTAGGGGATGCCACACGAAGAGAGACACTTGAACAATTAGCGATTCATACAGAGCATTTTTTATCTGTCAATCCAAAAGGGCAACTTGCGATCGCGATTAACAAATCAGATTTAATCGATCGTGAAATTCTAGAGAAAGCCTTGGAGCAATATGGTCAGCAATACACGATCTATTTAACCTCTGCAAAAACAGGTGAGAATGTCGATCGATTGTTTCAAGAATTGGCTCACTCACTGATTGGATAA
- a CDS encoding esterase/lipase/thioesterase, putative (similar to AA sequence:cyanobase_aa:LBDG_03700) codes for MIVLIVLFSFVSLFLSLWVVIPAPIFSLLPLSVGAPEISHWLVLTNTIAALLALFRVHSLPLFVGMLLALSLSLIPVVQLPSTVQQAKTAMISTLGESAMQQVLPNFRSAPFVVFDAFRGIPKAEIRRTLNIPVASPDNVPLTMNVYRPVKAGKNPAIVQIYGGAWRSGTPNSNEDFSQYMAAQGYTVLAIDYRHAPQYQFPTQLEDIRTAIQFILQNADQYEVDVDRMAIMGRSAGGHLAMLTAFAVDAFPFRAIVNYYSPVELTEGYNNPPFPDPINSREVLENFLGGTPVQLSERYRQASPYQQVRSNLPPILLIYGGKDHIVQSRFGRSLYEKLNQNGNVAVFIEIPWAEHAFDAVFNGISNQLSLYYTERFLASILR; via the coding sequence ATGATTGTTCTGATTGTTCTTTTTAGCTTTGTTAGCTTATTTCTATCTCTTTGGGTTGTGATTCCGGCTCCGATTTTTTCATTGTTGCCTTTGAGTGTAGGCGCACCAGAGATTAGTCACTGGCTGGTTTTGACCAATACGATCGCGGCTTTACTCGCATTATTTCGCGTTCACTCTTTGCCATTGTTTGTTGGAATGCTATTGGCACTCAGTTTAAGTTTGATTCCTGTGGTACAACTTCCATCAACAGTACAACAGGCGAAAACTGCAATGATATCGACTTTGGGTGAAAGCGCTATGCAGCAAGTTTTACCTAATTTTCGCTCTGCGCCTTTTGTTGTCTTCGATGCGTTTCGTGGGATTCCGAAGGCTGAGATTCGCCGAACTTTGAACATTCCAGTTGCGAGTCCTGATAATGTGCCGCTCACGATGAATGTGTATCGACCGGTGAAAGCAGGGAAAAATCCAGCGATCGTACAGATTTACGGAGGGGCTTGGCGATCGGGAACTCCCAACTCGAATGAAGACTTTAGCCAGTACATGGCAGCACAGGGTTATACCGTTTTAGCGATCGACTATCGACACGCACCGCAGTACCAGTTTCCCACGCAGCTTGAAGATATTAGAACAGCAATTCAGTTTATTTTGCAAAATGCCGATCAGTATGAAGTAGATGTCGATCGCATGGCAATCATGGGACGATCCGCAGGGGGACATTTAGCGATGTTAACGGCGTTTGCGGTTGATGCTTTTCCGTTTCGTGCGATCGTCAATTACTACAGTCCAGTCGAACTTACAGAAGGCTATAACAATCCACCGTTTCCTGATCCGATTAACAGTCGCGAAGTGCTAGAGAACTTTTTAGGTGGCACTCCAGTGCAACTTTCGGAGCGATATCGACAAGCATCGCCTTATCAACAAGTTCGATCGAATCTCCCGCCAATTCTGCTAATTTATGGGGGTAAAGATCATATTGTACAATCCCGATTTGGTCGCAGCCTGTATGAGAAATTGAATCAGAATGGTAACGTGGCTGTATTCATTGAAATACCTTGGGCAGAACACGCTTTTGATGCTGTGTTTAATGGAATTAGTAATCAACTCTCGCTTTACTATACAGAACGGTTTCTAGCATCAATTCTGAGATAA
- a CDS encoding transglutaminase (similar to AA sequence:cyanobase_aa:LBDG_28770) — MKNWWQQVQARMQAIPEAKPEESILFRVLTQSLVSVGILATDLAAETQLALWAIPLSAIGAYWSWHRRRKKNVGFKFLLAIAMTIVLFSFFGKMFGNAQSGDNRLLLAEFLIQIQVLHSFDVPRRKDLGYSMIIGLVLLSVASTLSQTMLFGAMLLVFLAIALPVLMLDYCSRLGVDVVKLERTSFKKINFRVLPAIFAIVIALGLVIFAFMPRLPGYQLRMFPVSAPVSVQERFDNQVINNPGAPSSRELRAGIRGGSTGQGRGRRQNGDPSADFYAGFGDKINQNQRGRLKPRVIMRVRSQIEGFWRVMAFDRYTGQGWEVSRNNKTQTVKRLPWSYRFILPTPVSVNRTREVVQTFSIISDMPNLLPALDQAREVYFPTDEIAIDPEAGLRSPINLGDGITYSVVSAVPYRDHTVLRLNSLRAQYPQNSPHLQIPPKIAQEVAAETNRILATSENSLDADYEKALYLGQYLKQRYRVQQEFKLLEPNEDLVLAFLKNQGGDRDHFSTALTVMLRSIGIPARLVAGYAPGQFNPFTGLYIVRNTDAYAMTEIFVPRMGWFTIDPIPGHELIPPSVEDYQPFSLLQRFWNWVASWLPLPVTAWIREVIRIVGNAIGWFLALFTQGLQGFFTATLIMIGSAMSVWLASQGWQKWRDYRRLRQLPAMERLYQQMLARLASQGYRKNSADTPLEYARSAKKVQNDDRSHAIREISEAYVRWRYGREKPEIEELRQRLKVLKSR; from the coding sequence ATGAAAAACTGGTGGCAACAAGTCCAAGCCCGGATGCAAGCAATCCCAGAGGCAAAACCCGAAGAGTCGATTCTGTTTCGAGTCCTCACTCAGTCGCTCGTCAGTGTCGGCATTTTAGCAACTGATTTGGCAGCGGAGACTCAGTTGGCACTCTGGGCAATTCCCCTCAGCGCGATCGGGGCGTATTGGAGTTGGCATCGACGACGAAAAAAGAATGTCGGATTTAAGTTTTTGTTAGCGATCGCAATGACGATCGTATTGTTCAGCTTTTTCGGCAAAATGTTCGGAAATGCTCAATCGGGTGATAATCGATTGCTTTTGGCAGAGTTCTTGATTCAGATTCAAGTGCTGCATAGTTTCGATGTGCCACGCCGCAAGGATCTGGGCTATTCGATGATCATTGGACTGGTGCTGCTCTCGGTGGCAAGTACGTTGAGTCAAACGATGCTATTCGGGGCAATGTTGCTCGTGTTTTTGGCGATCGCACTTCCGGTTCTAATGCTCGATTATTGTTCGCGCTTAGGGGTGGATGTCGTCAAGCTAGAGCGCACCAGTTTTAAGAAGATCAATTTTCGAGTGTTGCCTGCGATTTTTGCGATCGTGATTGCATTGGGATTAGTCATTTTCGCCTTTATGCCGCGCTTGCCAGGGTATCAACTGCGAATGTTCCCGGTGAGTGCTCCGGTGAGTGTGCAGGAGCGATTTGATAATCAAGTGATCAACAATCCAGGAGCACCATCGAGCAGAGAACTCCGCGCTGGAATTCGGGGAGGGAGCACAGGACAGGGACGCGGTAGAAGACAAAACGGTGATCCAAGTGCGGATTTTTATGCTGGATTTGGCGACAAGATTAATCAGAATCAGCGCGGTAGATTAAAGCCAAGAGTGATCATGCGAGTTCGATCGCAGATTGAAGGATTTTGGCGAGTGATGGCATTCGATCGCTATACCGGACAAGGTTGGGAAGTTTCTCGAAATAACAAAACTCAAACGGTGAAACGTTTGCCTTGGTCGTATCGGTTTATTTTGCCAACTCCAGTGAGTGTGAATCGAACTCGCGAAGTGGTTCAGACTTTTTCGATTATTTCGGATATGCCGAACTTGCTGCCTGCCCTCGATCAAGCAAGAGAAGTGTACTTTCCGACGGATGAAATCGCGATCGATCCGGAAGCAGGATTGCGTTCTCCGATTAATTTAGGCGATGGCATTACTTATAGTGTGGTTTCAGCGGTTCCTTATCGCGATCATACTGTGCTGCGGTTAAATTCGCTCAGAGCACAATATCCTCAAAACAGTCCACATTTGCAGATTCCACCGAAGATTGCACAAGAGGTGGCAGCAGAAACAAATCGCATCTTGGCAACTTCTGAGAATTCATTAGATGCAGATTACGAAAAGGCATTGTATCTCGGACAGTATTTAAAACAGCGCTATCGAGTTCAGCAAGAGTTTAAGTTATTGGAACCCAATGAAGATTTAGTGCTTGCTTTTCTGAAGAATCAAGGCGGCGATCGAGATCATTTTTCAACGGCGCTGACTGTAATGCTGCGATCGATTGGCATTCCCGCTCGATTGGTTGCCGGGTACGCTCCGGGACAGTTCAATCCGTTTACTGGACTCTACATTGTTCGGAATACGGATGCTTACGCGATGACCGAGATATTTGTGCCACGAATGGGATGGTTTACGATCGATCCGATTCCGGGTCATGAACTCATTCCCCCCTCTGTTGAAGACTATCAGCCGTTTAGCTTGTTGCAGCGGTTCTGGAACTGGGTGGCAAGCTGGTTGCCTTTACCGGTCACGGCTTGGATTCGCGAAGTGATCCGGATTGTTGGAAATGCGATCGGTTGGTTCCTCGCACTCTTTACTCAAGGCTTGCAAGGCTTCTTTACCGCAACATTGATCATGATTGGGAGTGCAATGTCGGTTTGGTTAGCAAGTCAAGGTTGGCAGAAATGGCGAGACTATCGACGGTTGCGGCAATTGCCCGCGATGGAACGACTTTATCAGCAGATGCTTGCTCGACTTGCCTCTCAAGGTTATCGAAAGAATTCAGCAGATACGCCGTTGGAATATGCTCGATCGGCGAAGAAAGTTCAAAACGACGATCGATCTCATGCGATTCGGGAAATTTCTGAGGCGTATGTTCGATGGCGCTACGGACGAGAAAAGCCAGAAATCGAGGAACTCCGTCAGAGATTGAAAGTACTGAAGTCACGTTGA
- a CDS encoding hypothetical protein (hypothetical protein L8106_15530;~similar to AA sequence:cyanobase_aa:LBDG_20710), translating into MASISTRNPGATSTQPPGASRLFQIVGVACLISFLLDAIILALPPMLGSAQWRVSFLTQLGNRGVVLLIGFAMLLYAIQGRRLIKQLCTSCFVLGTILIVASGLVIQDGLTLQRQAKDQISSQASQVESRIQSVQTNPQATAKISPEQAQQATQQLTAQAEAAKRNAQSSIFKNTSLSISNLIVSGLALLMLGRCAPYLR; encoded by the coding sequence ATGGCTTCAATTTCGACCCGCAATCCTGGCGCAACTTCAACGCAACCTCCCGGAGCATCCCGACTGTTTCAGATTGTTGGAGTCGCCTGTTTAATTAGCTTCTTGCTCGATGCCATCATTCTGGCACTTCCACCGATGCTAGGTTCTGCTCAATGGCGCGTCAGTTTTCTCACCCAATTAGGCAATCGCGGCGTTGTGCTTCTGATTGGCTTTGCGATGCTACTTTACGCGATTCAAGGTCGTCGCTTGATCAAGCAACTCTGTACTTCGTGCTTTGTGTTAGGAACCATCCTGATTGTTGCAAGCGGTTTAGTCATTCAAGATGGGTTAACGCTGCAACGTCAAGCGAAAGATCAAATTAGTTCTCAAGCCTCGCAAGTAGAGTCTAGAATTCAAAGTGTTCAGACGAACCCTCAAGCCACAGCGAAAATCAGTCCAGAACAAGCACAGCAGGCGACTCAGCAATTAACAGCGCAGGCAGAAGCCGCAAAACGCAATGCTCAAAGCAGTATTTTCAAAAATACAAGTCTCAGCATTTCAAACCTAATCGTGTCTGGGCTTGCCCTTTTGATGTTAGGACGATGCGCCCCTTACTTGAGATAG
- a CDS encoding hypothetical protein (hypothetical protein PCC7424_5285;~similar to AA sequence:cyanobase_aa:LBDG_20720) produces the protein MQWQTFQRRCIRQMSNALKTRHRQLVVLGLLVVLYYFPTWLRTLVLSVPKGSSNFLVNSAMLALVGRQLWERRHALRTATIVPEERQIGHLLILGGITSFLIYHGSIMAQVVSCSIVLAGIAASSWGFEFFRSNVLVVLLVLPILHPNLERVARLIWEGLTSPQNLPEWMAWGGGLILRSIGQSVTIKQQFLILPTHVVEVASGCDGLNMAFAVGAMGLLMGLWFKSSWKMILLLMGTGVGLALVFNLPRIALMTFAATYWGQAAFEFWHGPIGGQIFSTVLLTVYYYWTMFLLERSAQNGVYRSEK, from the coding sequence ATGCAGTGGCAAACGTTTCAACGGAGGTGCATTCGCCAAATGAGCAATGCCCTCAAGACTCGCCATCGACAGCTTGTGGTGCTGGGATTACTCGTTGTGCTTTACTATTTTCCGACCTGGCTGAGAACCTTGGTGCTGTCTGTCCCGAAAGGATCATCAAATTTTCTAGTCAATAGCGCCATGCTTGCTTTGGTCGGGCGGCAACTTTGGGAGCGTCGTCATGCCTTGAGAACGGCAACGATCGTGCCTGAAGAACGCCAGATCGGACATCTATTAATCTTGGGTGGAATCACGAGCTTTCTGATTTATCACGGCTCGATCATGGCTCAAGTAGTAAGCTGCTCGATCGTGCTTGCTGGAATTGCGGCAAGTAGTTGGGGATTTGAGTTTTTCCGATCAAATGTATTGGTTGTTCTGCTGGTGCTCCCCATCTTACACCCCAATTTAGAGCGGGTCGCACGACTGATTTGGGAAGGATTGACATCACCGCAGAATTTGCCAGAATGGATGGCTTGGGGAGGGGGGTTAATTTTGCGATCGATCGGACAATCAGTCACGATCAAACAGCAGTTTCTAATTTTGCCGACGCATGTAGTTGAGGTTGCTTCGGGGTGTGATGGTCTAAATATGGCATTTGCGGTCGGAGCAATGGGTTTGTTAATGGGTTTATGGTTTAAATCTAGCTGGAAGATGATTCTGCTATTGATGGGAACTGGAGTAGGTCTAGCTCTGGTGTTTAATTTGCCTCGAATTGCATTGATGACGTTTGCTGCAACCTACTGGGGACAAGCAGCGTTTGAATTTTGGCATGGTCCGATCGGGGGACAGATTTTTTCGACCGTACTGCTCACGGTTTACTATTATTGGACGATGTTTCTCCTGGAGCGCTCCGCTCAGAACGGAGTGTATCGAAGCGAGAAGTAA
- a CDS encoding surface antigen D15 (similar to AA sequence:cyanobase_aa:Npun_R1514), whose amino-acid sequence MPHLFKLIVAVPALALFLSYPVQAQLPDNVVPDVDRTIPNPPPPIQPTPNLPDPILQPSPTPPQEAVPRPGAKFPVKDLDIQGGTVLRAEVEELKRQFLKKFGEAAGFEDLIELRSQITQLYIRRGYVTSGAFLVNGQTFDPNVPNVVQIRIVEGALERLEVGGLRRVPEGYVVSRLNQATQAPLNQERLRNALILLQLDPLFEQVNAELTAGSSPDRSVLRVRLAEAPALRAGIGFDNYQSPSVGELQGTAFVRHENLLGWGDRIIAEFGRTGGLNLYDINYAVPLSPTNTTLNLRYSNNRSVITEAPFDDLGIRSRAETISAGIRQPIVRTPQVELGFGVSLDLRRSRTFLLDDIPFSFSEGPEDGRSNVTAIRFFQDWIDRSAPNRVLAARSQFSFGIDAINATVNDSGTDAKFFSWLGQFQWVQRLANQPNSPVLLTRLNAQLTPDSLLSLERFSIGGVESLRGYRQNELVTDNGVTGLIEVRIPVSRNPAIVQLQPFIEFGTGWNNRSDNPDPQWLASLGLGIQWQIAPSLLLRVDYGVPLIQVNDERNALQDKGFYFSLRYTPF is encoded by the coding sequence GTGCCCCACCTGTTCAAACTGATTGTTGCTGTACCCGCGCTCGCACTCTTTCTCTCTTACCCAGTTCAGGCTCAACTTCCTGACAATGTTGTGCCCGATGTCGATCGCACAATTCCGAATCCACCTCCCCCCATTCAGCCCACACCCAACCTCCCTGATCCGATCCTTCAACCTTCTCCCACTCCGCCTCAAGAAGCCGTTCCGAGACCGGGTGCTAAGTTTCCAGTGAAAGACTTGGACATTCAAGGGGGAACTGTTCTGAGAGCAGAAGTTGAAGAACTCAAGCGGCAGTTTCTGAAAAAATTTGGGGAGGCAGCAGGATTTGAGGATCTGATTGAACTGCGATCGCAAATCACTCAACTCTACATTCGCAGAGGTTACGTTACTTCTGGAGCCTTCTTAGTGAATGGGCAGACCTTTGATCCGAACGTGCCGAACGTGGTGCAGATTCGCATCGTAGAAGGTGCATTAGAACGATTAGAGGTAGGCGGACTTAGACGAGTTCCAGAAGGCTATGTCGTCAGTCGGCTGAATCAAGCGACTCAAGCTCCATTGAACCAGGAACGGTTGCGGAATGCGTTGATCTTGCTGCAACTTGATCCATTGTTCGAGCAAGTCAATGCAGAACTAACAGCAGGGAGTTCTCCCGATCGCTCTGTATTGCGAGTTCGATTGGCGGAAGCTCCAGCACTTCGAGCCGGAATTGGATTTGATAACTATCAATCACCGAGTGTCGGAGAACTACAAGGAACTGCATTTGTACGACATGAGAACTTACTCGGATGGGGCGATCGCATTATTGCAGAGTTCGGACGGACTGGAGGATTGAATCTTTATGACATTAACTATGCAGTGCCGCTCAGTCCAACGAATACCACTTTGAACTTACGCTATAGCAATAATCGCAGTGTGATTACGGAAGCTCCATTCGATGACTTGGGAATTCGGAGTAGAGCCGAAACGATCTCTGCGGGGATTCGTCAGCCGATCGTGCGGACTCCTCAAGTAGAACTCGGATTCGGAGTGAGCTTGGATTTGCGGCGGAGTCGGACTTTTTTGCTCGATGATATTCCGTTCTCGTTTTCTGAAGGACCGGAAGATGGACGATCGAATGTCACCGCGATTCGATTCTTTCAAGATTGGATTGATCGCAGTGCGCCGAATCGGGTGCTTGCAGCGCGATCGCAGTTTAGTTTTGGAATTGATGCGATTAATGCAACCGTGAACGATTCTGGAACGGATGCGAAGTTCTTTAGCTGGTTGGGACAGTTTCAATGGGTGCAACGACTTGCCAATCAGCCGAATAGTCCGGTGTTACTCACACGACTGAATGCCCAATTGACTCCAGATTCTTTGTTATCTCTGGAACGATTTAGCATCGGAGGCGTAGAATCCCTACGCGGCTATCGGCAAAATGAGCTGGTCACAGACAATGGTGTCACTGGATTGATCGAAGTGCGAATTCCGGTCAGTCGTAATCCTGCGATCGTACAACTCCAACCGTTCATCGAATTTGGAACAGGCTGGAATAATCGATCGGACAATCCTGATCCTCAATGGCTTGCCAGTCTGGGGTTAGGAATTCAATGGCAAATCGCACCTAGCCTATTGCTGCGAGTGGATTATGGTGTACCGCTGATTCAAGTCAACGACGAACGCAATGCCCTTCAAGACAAAGGCTTTTACTTCTCGCTTCGATACACTCCGTTCTGA